TTTGGAGCTTTATTAGATACACAAGAAAAATGGCTTAACAAAATGGCTAGTAACGGTTATAAGTTTATTCGTGTTGAAAAGCTCTTATATGAATTTGAAAAATGCCAGCCAAATTCATATGTATATAAAATAGACTTTGTTGCCTCAAAATCTAAGTCAAAATCAGAAGACTATAAAAGTTTTTTAGAGGGATTAGGATATAAAGTGTTTTACAAGAATATCAATTTAAATTACTCTGTTGGAAAAATTCGTGTTCGCCCTTGGGCTGAAAAGGGAGGACGTGTAGCAACCAATATGGGAGGTACTTTCAATAAAGAATTGTTAATTGTGGAGAAAAAAGCTGACGGGAAACCTTTTGAACTTCATACAGACCTTGAGGATAAAATATCCTATGCTAAGACAATTCGTAACTCATGGCTGACATTATTTGCTCTCTGTATATTCATCTTTGCATTGCAGTTTATAGATAAACCAGAAATATCTTTAGGAATTATCGTAGCACTGATAATCGCTATTTTATTACTGTTCCCTATTAGTCTATATCAAAGGCAGGTTATAAAATATACAAATGAAAAGAGAACCAACGAGTAAGATATTGTATTAAGGAATGGTCAATATTCTAGGAAAATTAACACTTACATTTAAACAGGTTGATATAAAAACATTTAAGGAACTCCTTGAATTTCTGAAAGTTGACTCTATGAATATACAGATTGAAAAACCAATGCTATATTTTGATGATTTTATCCTTAATTATGATGTAAGAACTGTTATTGGAAAAAATGGAGAGATTGCCAAATTAACCACAAAAGAAATAGAAGTGCTTTATATGTTAGCTACACATAAAGGAAGAGTGTTTACCAAAGAACAGATTTATAAATTAGTGTGGAACTATGATAATATTCCTGATTCAAAGAACCTTACCTTGGTCTACTAATGCGTTAGCCAAGTGGTGGTAATGCACCATTTTTATTTATAATGCACTGGTCTTTTAAACTTGACTAGTATCAAAGATTTAGTTTAATCTTAATTTCCCATACTTGCAAAATTGCACAGAGAGGTGACGAGTGAAGAGGATGAGTGCCAAAGATCAAGTGTCTGTCCGAGACCATAAAGACTATCAAGCAGAAGTGGAGCGCTTAGAGTTTACAAAGGAATATATCCGAACCATTTTAGAAATTTCTGAGGGAAATAAAGAATTTTTCGTTGAAAATATGAAACAATCTTTTGCCGACCTGAATTCTAAGGATAGTAGTATGAGCTATACGGATCTCCTCGCGAATGCAAGTTTTCTTGAATTAGCGGAAAGTGAACTGAAGAGGTTAGAAAGCGTGATTGGCAAACCATATTTTTCAAGGATTGATTTTACGAGCAATAGTACGAAAAAGGAAGAAGTTTTGTACATAGGCAAGGTATCATTGTTTGACCGTGTGACACAGCAGCCCATTATCGTGGATTGGAGGTCACCGATTGCCAATGTCTACTATGATGGCCGGCTGGGAGATGTGTCATATGAAGCATATGGGGAGACACAAACCGGTTACTTAGCGTTAAAGAGGCAGTATGAAATCGTCGATGGATTAATAAAAGAAATCCGAGATATCGATTTGACTACACACGATGAACTTTTGCAGAAATCTTTGACTGGTAAAGCAGACAATCGATTAACAGAAATCGTTGCGACCATTCAAAATGAGCAAAATGAAGTGATCCGGGCATCACTGAAGCACCCCATTATCGTTCAAGGAGCCGCTGGAAGCGGGAAAACAACCATCGCACTCCATAGAATATCCTACTTTCTCTATTCCTTTGGGTTTAGATTTCCTCCAGATAAATTAATGATTCTCGCACCCAACCGACTGTTTATTGATTATATATCTGCCGTCTTACCTGAACTAGGGGTCAACAAGATTAATCAAACCACCTATATCGATTTTATGAGAAGCTGCCTGGGGCAGAAAATAAAACTATTTTCACCAAATTCCAAGCTGATGAAGCTCCTTGAAGATAACGGAACAAATAAATCGATTCAATGGGTTTCCAGCTATAAAGGTTCACTCGAATTTAAGGAAGTAATCAATCGATATATAAATGAATTGGAATATAATCTTGCCCCACAAGAGGATTTTGTCGTGGAAAATTCTGTTCTGATGAAGGGGCATAAGCTCAAAAAACTATTTTTAAAAGAATATACGTACTTACCAATCTATAAAAGGATTGGAAAAATAAAAAACCTATTAGAAGATGATTTGAAAAAGAAGAAATCGCTGATGTTATCGAACCTTAACAAGAAGTATGAAGAAGCACTGGAGAAGGCCCTTTATAACACGAAGATGAAAGCAGATAAAAGAAAGCAAAAAGTAGTTTCCTTAATGGAGATGAAGGAAAAAAGAAAAAAGAGGGTGGAGCAAGAGGCAAAGGTCGCGGTAAAAAAATATATGGATGCATTTGTCATGAAAGATATTTTCACCTTGTATAAGGAACTAATGACTTCTCCTGAAAGGATCAAAGAGCATTCCACAACGCTTACTGAGAAAGAATGTAAGATTCTAAGTAAATATTGTTTGCGGATCTTTAATCGAGGTGCATACGAACTTGAGGATTTAGCTCCGATCTTTTATATGAAGGCAAAAATGGAGGGGATCGAGGAAAAATATAAAATGCGCAGTATTTTCATCGATGAAGCGCAGGATTACAGTTATTTTCAATTTGCCGCATTAAAAGAAGGCTTTAATACTGACTTGTTTACCATTGTGGGAGATTTAGCACAAGGAATTCATTCCTATCGCGGCTTGAATAGTTGGGCACCGGTATTGAAAGATATCTTCCCTAATGCGAATTATCAATCCTTACAAAAAAGCTATCGAACGACCGTTGAGATAATGAATTTGGCAAACGATATTCTTCAGTTGATCGACCAAGACTTGCCAAAGGTCGAACCAGTTATTCGACATGGCCAAAAACCACACTTTAAAACGATTGATCCTAAGAATCTGGAACAGGTAAGGGTGGAGCTGGAACAAGATACTGCCTCACTCATAGAGGAAGAGCTTCACTCCATTGCCATCATTGGACGTACCGACAGAGAATGCCAAAGAATTAATCAGATCCTAGAAAATAGCCATCTTCCGATTCAATTATTAGAGGAAAAGCAAGAGATGAAGAAGGGACATATCGTGATCCTACCTTCTTATTTATCGAAAGGGCTGGAGTTTGATTCCGTTATGATTGTATGCTTGGAAGAACGATACTCAAAGGTAGATCTGGATATCAAATTGTTGTACGTGTCCATGACAAGACCCATGCATCGATTGTATTTATACGGAAGAGGCCCATCAGATTTTTTATTACATCATGCGGACGATTTACATTTCGATACATAAAGGGAGGTATCGTCCATTCTCAGAAAAAGCAGGAATCTGAGCTTGCCATAGCTCAGGTACCTGCTTTTTTTCCTATTCACTATCGATAAATAAAAGTGAATAAACATTATTGATATTAATGATTTTCGGGTCCTTTGTGTTGGAATTATCACTAAACTTCGTGGCGTGGCCGGTGCTCAAATTTTGACTTTGGGCGATGTCAATAAAGAAGAAGGATCACCGCACCCGTATGATAGTGGAATCAACATCGATTTTTTTATGTATCAGTTTGAAAGTAGAGTAGCTCGATGGACTATTCAATTAATTAAACATGTGTTAAAAAACTAACTCCTTTTTTAAAATATAAACATTGATTTAACAACGCGTGCATAATATTAAACATAATTTGGTTGATCTTTCTTTTTAATCTATTTTGTCAAAATACTTTTACGAGGGGGAAAATGATGATCACAAATACGTATAAAAAATATTGGAATGAGGAAAGAGAAACATTGCATCCAAAGAAAAGAGAGGCAATTATTTTAGCAAGAATTAAAGAGCAATTAGAATATGTCTACAATAACCTCCCTTTTTATCGAAAACATTATGATCGCCACCATTTTAATCCCTCAGATGTCAAAACACTTGAAGATTTCACTACGAAGGTACCCATTATTACCAAAAAAATGCTTGTAGAGGACCAAAAAGAACACCCAATTTTCGGCAGTTATACTGGTCAATTTGAACCTGAAGAAATCGCAAGAATTCAAGGATCCAGCGGTACCTCCGGGATACCGACACTTTATCAAATAAGTAATAAGGACTGGGAAAGAGCATCTGAACTACATGCCATGGCCTTGTGGTCTACGGGCTTAAGACCTCATGATACGATGCAAATCAGTTTTCCATTCTCTCTTTTCTTTGGCGGCTGGGGTATTCTACAAGGTGCCGAACGGATTGGGTCTACAGTCTTTCCATTGGGAGCAATTGACTCAGACAGGCATTTAGAAATGATTGAGAGAATTAAACCTTCCACGTTTGTCGCTACACCGTCATATTTTTTGCATCTTATGAACAAATCTAGGGAAAAGCAGATAGATTTATCGAAAAGTTCAGTAGTTAGACTCATTTCCGCGGGAGAAGCTGGCGCTTCCTTGCCTAGTACAAAGGAACTATTGTCAACAGGATGGGGAGCAAGTTTATTTGATACAGGGTCCACTTCGGAAATGTATCCATTCATGACAAGTACATCCTGTGAGGCCCAAGCAGGGGTCCACCTTTATCAAGATGAAGTTTTTACTGAAATTGTAAGTGCTGAAGACTCAAATACACCGATCCCAATGGGAGAAAGAGGAGCCGTCGTATACACACACCTCTGGAGAAAATCACAGCCAAT
The DNA window shown above is from Neobacillus sp. WH10 and carries:
- the helD gene encoding RNA polymerase recycling motor HelD, whose amino-acid sequence is MSAKDQVSVRDHKDYQAEVERLEFTKEYIRTILEISEGNKEFFVENMKQSFADLNSKDSSMSYTDLLANASFLELAESELKRLESVIGKPYFSRIDFTSNSTKKEEVLYIGKVSLFDRVTQQPIIVDWRSPIANVYYDGRLGDVSYEAYGETQTGYLALKRQYEIVDGLIKEIRDIDLTTHDELLQKSLTGKADNRLTEIVATIQNEQNEVIRASLKHPIIVQGAAGSGKTTIALHRISYFLYSFGFRFPPDKLMILAPNRLFIDYISAVLPELGVNKINQTTYIDFMRSCLGQKIKLFSPNSKLMKLLEDNGTNKSIQWVSSYKGSLEFKEVINRYINELEYNLAPQEDFVVENSVLMKGHKLKKLFLKEYTYLPIYKRIGKIKNLLEDDLKKKKSLMLSNLNKKYEEALEKALYNTKMKADKRKQKVVSLMEMKEKRKKRVEQEAKVAVKKYMDAFVMKDIFTLYKELMTSPERIKEHSTTLTEKECKILSKYCLRIFNRGAYELEDLAPIFYMKAKMEGIEEKYKMRSIFIDEAQDYSYFQFAALKEGFNTDLFTIVGDLAQGIHSYRGLNSWAPVLKDIFPNANYQSLQKSYRTTVEIMNLANDILQLIDQDLPKVEPVIRHGQKPHFKTIDPKNLEQVRVELEQDTASLIEEELHSIAIIGRTDRECQRINQILENSHLPIQLLEEKQEMKKGHIVILPSYLSKGLEFDSVMIVCLEERYSKVDLDIKLLYVSMTRPMHRLYLYGRGPSDFLLHHADDLHFDT
- a CDS encoding DUF2812 domain-containing protein, whose product is MRKYRYFGALLDTQEKWLNKMASNGYKFIRVEKLLYEFEKCQPNSYVYKIDFVASKSKSKSEDYKSFLEGLGYKVFYKNINLNYSVGKIRVRPWAEKGGRVATNMGGTFNKELLIVEKKADGKPFELHTDLEDKISYAKTIRNSWLTLFALCIFIFALQFIDKPEISLGIIVALIIAILLLFPISLYQRQVIKYTNEKRTNE
- a CDS encoding winged helix-turn-helix domain-containing protein, whose product is MVNILGKLTLTFKQVDIKTFKELLEFLKVDSMNIQIEKPMLYFDDFILNYDVRTVIGKNGEIAKLTTKEIEVLYMLATHKGRVFTKEQIYKLVWNYDNIPDSKNLTLVY
- a CDS encoding AMP-binding protein, translated to MMITNTYKKYWNEERETLHPKKREAIILARIKEQLEYVYNNLPFYRKHYDRHHFNPSDVKTLEDFTTKVPIITKKMLVEDQKEHPIFGSYTGQFEPEEIARIQGSSGTSGIPTLYQISNKDWERASELHAMALWSTGLRPHDTMQISFPFSLFFGGWGILQGAERIGSTVFPLGAIDSDRHLEMIERIKPSTFVATPSYFLHLMNKSREKQIDLSKSSVVRLISAGEAGASLPSTKELLSTGWGASLFDTGSTSEMYPFMTSTSCEAQAGVHLYQDEVFTEIVSAEDSNTPIPMGERGAVVYTHLWRKSQPMIRFWPGDESFMTNEPCSCGRSYPRLPHGILGRLDDMLIIRGANIYPSAIENCVRSLMWSGAEYQIIVDKKGALDEMTVNIEYQNGYNNSQLDAFKKEAEELFKSKLGVRVGVNLYKQGILPETVFKARRVIDNRKI